From Clostridium sp. SY8519:
GAATGTTTTCTTCCAGAATATGGTACACTTTCGAGCTTAACGAATTGCTTTCACTGCTCATAGCTTCTCCTCCGTTACAATGTAATCTTCAGCTGCTGGCAGATCTCTGTGATCTTGACCACCAGTTCCCGGTCGGTCAGCACTGTGACACGGCCTTCCTCGTACATCGTATCCACCCACTTTTTCAGCCGGGTTACCAGTTCTGAATTCTTATCAATTTGGCGCTCCTGGGGCAGACGGTAATAGGTATTGATCCAGTGGGCAATGCCGGCGGCCCCGGATGTATTGGAAACAGATACCAGCGGCGGACGGTTCAGGAACTTTTCTGTATCAAAAATATTGTAGATTTCCTCATTTTTCAGCAGTCCGTCCGCATGGATTCCGGCACGGGTTACGTTAAAGTTTTTCCCCACAAAAGGGGTCCGCTCAGGAATATGATACCCCAGTTCTTTCTCATAATATTCCGCAAGTTCTGTAATCACCGTGGTATCCATGCCATCCAGGCCGCCTTTAAACTGCGCATATTCAAAAACCATGGCCTCCAGCGGCGTATTGCCGGTACGTTCCCCGATTCCGAAAAGCGCGCAGTTGACACCGGAAGCCCCGTACAGCCATGCAGTGGACGAATTAGACACCGCCTTGTAGAAATCATTGTGGCCATGCCATTCAATCATGGAAGATGGCAGCCCGGCATGGGTTTTCAGTCCGTAGATAATGCCAGGCACACTGCGGGGAATCACGGCGCCGGGATAGTTCACGCCATATCCCATGGTATCGCAGGCCCGCACTTTGATGGGAATTCCGTATTCTTCGGAAAGCTTTGACAGCTCGTTGCAGAAGGGAATCACATATCCGTAAATATCCGCTCTGGTAATATCTTCCAGATGGCAGCGGGGACGAACTCCCGTTTCAAGGCATTCCCGAATCACATCCAGATAGTGATTCATGGCTTCTTTTCTGGTCATCCGCAGTTTGTAAAAAATATGATAATCCGAGCAGCTGACCAGAATGCCCGTCTCTTTCAGTCCCAGATCCTTTACCAGCTGGAAATCCTTCTTGCTGGCGCGGATCCAGCTGGTGATTTCCGGGAACTCATATCCCCGCTCCATACATTTATACACGGCGTCCCTGTCCTTTTTGCTGTACAGGAAAAACTCGCTCTGCCGGATAATGCCCTTTGGCCCTCCCAGCCGGTGGAGATAGTCAAAGATCTGAACCATCTGTTCCGTGGTATATGGCTCCCTGGACTGCTGGCCGTCACGGAATGTGGTATCGGTAATCCAGATTTCCTCCGGCATATTATGGGGAACCACACGGTCATTAAAAGCGATTTTCGGAATTTCTTCATAAGGAAACAGATTGTGAAAAGTCACCGGCTTCTTCACATCCACCAGTTCATAAAACCGCTCCTCCAGCTGAAGCAGATTATTATGGTCATTCATATAAACATTGCGCATGTAAGACTCCTTTCCGTACTGCGCCCGTACCTGACATCGTCTGTATGGAAACCTGCACCTGTTCGCTTCTGCCTGTTTCTCAAATGCGCGACTGCCGGACCGCTGTATTAACGTATAATTGTATACGATTATACGTTAATACGATAAAGCAGTCAAGAGGATGGCCCCTCTTTTGCATGAAAAAAACGCAGAAACCACGAAGGAAGCGGTCTCTGCGTTTTTCTGTCCTGCGGTATTCCAAAGAGGAATCCTTCAGAACCTGCTCTTATTTGATTTCATGAACGGTACGCGGGATATAGGTGGTATGCAGCAG
This genomic window contains:
- a CDS encoding 2-isopropylmalate synthase — its product is MRNVYMNDHNNLLQLEERFYELVDVKKPVTFHNLFPYEEIPKIAFNDRVVPHNMPEEIWITDTTFRDGQQSREPYTTEQMVQIFDYLHRLGGPKGIIRQSEFFLYSKKDRDAVYKCMERGYEFPEITSWIRASKKDFQLVKDLGLKETGILVSCSDYHIFYKLRMTRKEAMNHYLDVIRECLETGVRPRCHLEDITRADIYGYVIPFCNELSKLSEEYGIPIKVRACDTMGYGVNYPGAVIPRSVPGIIYGLKTHAGLPSSMIEWHGHNDFYKAVSNSSTAWLYGASGVNCALFGIGERTGNTPLEAMVFEYAQFKGGLDGMDTTVITELAEYYEKELGYHIPERTPFVGKNFNVTRAGIHADGLLKNEEIYNIFDTEKFLNRPPLVSVSNTSGAAGIAHWINTYYRLPQERQIDKNSELVTRLKKWVDTMYEEGRVTVLTDRELVVKITEICQQLKITL